The Microtus ochrogaster isolate Prairie Vole_2 unplaced genomic scaffold, MicOch1.0 UNK45, whole genome shotgun sequence genome includes a region encoding these proteins:
- the Magea4 gene encoding melanoma-associated antigen 4, with amino-acid sequence MDDSHNIHHCNHPDSPQTQREVDNAQVIVAMPQGEESISISKDVYSSGILSLPQSPQRAYSPSMVMGAIPEGSSDEASGNQVDELEDPELLRNALNIKMFDLVYFLLFKYEMKEFTTKAEILESIVREYEEYYPVIFSKAYNCLRLVFGIDMIEVDPFDQCYILVTALGITYDGMLSDVQGKPKTGLLIVVLGIIFLKGNCVSEKVIWRMLTKIGLCDEKDPFLYENPRKLITEDFVREGYLEYRQLPDSYPPRYVFLWGPRAFAETTKMKVLEFFASITKSDPRSYHEPYAEALKDELDRA; translated from the coding sequence ATGGATGATTCCCATAACATCCATCACTGCAACCACCCAGACAGTCCTCAGACACAAAGGGAGGTAGACAATGCCCAGGTGATTGTGGCTATGCCACAGGGAGAGGAATCCATCAGCATCTCAAAGGATGTGTATAGTAGTGGAATACTGAGTCTTCCCCAGAGTCCTCAGAGAGCCTACTCTCCTTCTATGGTCATGGGTGCCATTCCCGAGGGTTCATCTGATGAGGCTTCTGGCAACCAAGTAGATGAGCTAGAAGACCCTGAGTTGTTGCGCAATGCACTAAATATAAAGATGTTTGACCTGGTATACTTTCTGCTTTTCAAGTATGAGATGAAGGAATTCACTACTAAGGCAGAAATTTTGGAAAGTATCGTTAGAGAGTATGAGGAGTACTACCCTGTGATCTTTAGTAAGGCTTACAATTGCTTAAGGCTGGTCTTTGGCATTGACATGATAGAAGTGGACCCCTTTGACCAATGCTATATCCTTGTTACTGCCTTGGGGATCACCTATGATGGGATGTTGAGTGATGTCCAGGGTAAGCCCAAGACAGGCCTCCTAATAGTTGTACTGGGTATCATTTTCTTGAAGGGAAATTGTGTCAGTGAGAAGGTGATCTGGAGAATGCTGACTAAGATAGGGTTGTGTGATGAAAAGGATCCTTTCCTTTATGAAAACCCCAGAAAGCTTATCACTGAGGATTTTGTGCGGGAAGGGTACCTGGAGTACAGGCAGTTGCCTGACAGTTATCCTCCCAGGTATGTGTTCCTGTGGGGCCCAAGGGCCTTTGCAGAAACCACGAAGATGAAAGTCTTGGAGTTTTTTGCCAGTATCACCAAGAGTGATCCAAGATCCTACCATGAACCATATGCAGAGGCTTTGAAAGATGAGCTAGACAGGGCCTAG